A genome region from Trachemys scripta elegans isolate TJP31775 chromosome 2, CAS_Tse_1.0, whole genome shotgun sequence includes the following:
- the FIGNL1 gene encoding fidgetin-like protein 1: MQTPVSSAVHLSEWQKNYFAITSDTCTPGQKADGYRAQILHIQYAWANSEISQVCATNLFKKYAEKYSAIIDSDNAETGLNNYAENILTLARCQQNDSDKWQSSLTTSNVFELKSVQELMQAGKKFQSSLMAPADAFVVVDKEVSASVTPGLPKLNVCSSAVDTDLWASSSKCISQGPDILESLSSLKCLQSSVPSVTKTTDILPASSASLNELPNTGFYASPLSGNNKASSSSSPSHFEIGQNLSFSNHSSLPAGSGNPGKRKTFYSSSDESNNTSSSLASSKPSINTETKNFVGSGNGSEESSGFKTAKEQLWVDQQKKYHNQPQRTPVSSYGGIKKSLGAGRSRGPFGKFVPPVPRQDGNENGGPQYKPYGAGPTESSFPVDERLKNIEPKMIELIMHEIMDHGPPVNWDDIAGVDFAKTTIKEIVVWPMLRPDIFTGLRGPPKGILLFGPPGTGKTLIGKCIACQSGATFFSISASSLTSKWVGEGEKMVRALFAVARCQQPAVIFIDEIDSLLSQRGDGEHESSRRIKTEFLVQLDGATTSSEDRILVVGATNRPQEIDEAARRRLVKRLYIPLPEASARKQIVTRLMSKEHCCLREEEVELIVKKSDGFSGADMTQLCREASLGPIRSLQSMDIATITPEQVRPISFLDFDNAFKTVRPSVSSKDLELYENWNQTFGCGR, translated from the coding sequence ATGCAGACACCTGTCTCTAGTGCTGTACACCTGAGTGAATGGCAGAAGAATTACTTTGCTATTACCTCTGACACCTGTACACCAGGACAGAAGGCAGATGGATACCGTGCACAGATTCTGCACATTCAGTATGCATGGGCAAACTCTGAGATCTCCCAGGTCTGTGCTACCAACCTGTTCAAAAAATATGCAGAGAAATACTCTGCCATTATTGACTCTGACAACGCAGAGACTGGCTTGAATAACTATGctgaaaacattttgactttggCAAGATGTCAGCAAAATGACAGTGACAAGTGGCAGTCCTCCTTGACAACAAGTAATGTGTTTGAATTAAAGAGTGTTCAAGAGTTGATGCAAGCTGGCAAAAAGTTCCAAAGCTCTCTGATGGCACCAGCAGATGCCTTTGTGGTAGTTGATAAGGAGGTCAGTGCCTCTGTTACTCCAGGTCTGCCTAAACTCAATGTGTGCAGCAGTGCTGTAGATACTGACCTCTGGGCTAGCTCATCAAAATGTATAAGTCAGGGACCAGATATTCTTGAGAGTCTCTCATCTTTGAAATGTCTTCAAAGTAGTGTGCCTTCTGTGACCAAAACTACAGATATACTTCCTGCCTCCTCTGCCTCTTTAAATGAACTGCCTAATACAGGTTTCTATGCAAGTCCATTATCTGGAAACAACAAAGCATCAAGTAGCAGTTCCCCAAGTCATTTTGAGATTGGACAGAATTTGTCTTTTTCTAATCACTCCTCTCTTCCGGCAGGATCTGGAAATccaggaaaaaggaaaacattttatagCTCCAGTGATGAAAGCAACAATACAAGTTCCAGCCTTGCTTCTTCCAAGCCCTCCATTAATACAGAAACCAAGAACTTTGTAGGGAGTGGAAATGGGAGTGAAGAGAGCAGTGGTTTTAAAACCGCAAAAGAACAGCTCTGGGTAGACCAGCAAAAGAAATATCACAATCAGCCTCAACGCACACCAGTCTCATCCTATGGTGGCATTAAAAAATCTTTGGGAGCTGGAAGGTCTCGGGGTCCATTTGGAAAATTTGTCCCTCCGGTGCCAAGACAAGATGGGAATGAAAATGGAGGACCGCAGTATAAACCTTATGGCGCTGGACCAACAGAGTCTTCATTTCCAGTGGATGAACGTTTGAAGAACATAGAACCAAAAATGATTGAACTTATTATGCACGAGATCATGGACCATGGGCCTCCAGTGAACTGGGATGACATTGCTGGAGTAGACTTTGCTAAAACAACTATAAAGGAGATAGTAGTCTGGCCTATGCTGAGACCAGACATCTTTACAGGGTTACGTGGTCCTCCCAAAGGAATTCTTCTCTTTGGCCCTCCTGGGACAGGTAAGACTCTTATAGGCAAGTGCATTGCGTGTCAATCAGGAGCTACTTTTTTTAGCATCAGTGCCTCTTCGCTGACCTCCAAGTGGGTAGGTGAGGGGGAAAAGATGGTCCGTGCACTGTTCGCTGTGGCACGATGTCAGCAGCCAGCTGTGATTTTCATTGATGAAATTGATTCTCTCTTGTCTCAGCGTGGAGATGGGGAACACGAATCTTCTAGAAgaataaaaactgaatttttagtCCAGTTGGATGGAGCAACAACCTCGTCTGAAGACCGTATTCTAGTGGTGGGAGCAACAAATCGGCCGCAAGAAATTGATGAGGCTGCCCGAAGAAGACTGGTAAAAAGGCTGTACATCCCTCTTCCTGAAGCTTCAGCTAGGAAGCAGATTGTAACTCGTCTGATGTCAAAGGAGCACTGCTGTCTAAGAGAAGAGGAAGTTGAGCTCATAGTTAAAAAATCTGATGGATTTTCTGGGGCAGACATGACACAGCTCTGTCGAGAAGCTTCTTTAGGTCCTATCCGTAGCCTTCAGTCCATGGACATTGCAACCATCACACCCGAACAAGTTCGACCTATTTCTTTTCTTGACTTCGACAACGCTTTCAAAACTGTGCGACCCAGTGTGTCTTCAAAGGATCTGGAACTATATGAAAACTGGAACCAAACATTTGGCTGTGGAAGATAA
- the LOC117872654 gene encoding aromatic-L-amino-acid decarboxylase-like — MVYAKTGCINCAVPGTMSSDMESLPSQMHYSFCLQHWQIPLGRRFRSLKMWFVFRMYGVKGLQEYIRKHVKLSHEFENLVLQDKRFEICAEVTLGLVCFRLKGSNELNEALLKSINDARKIHLVPCHLREKFVLRFAICSRTVESVHIQFAWKHISKLATDLLKAQDKQQQ, encoded by the exons ATGGTCTATGCCAAAACTGGGTGTATAAATTGTGCTGTACCTGGAACAATGTCTTCTGACATGGAGTCCCTTCCTTCTCAAATGCATTACTCCTTCTGCTTGCAGCACTGGCAGATCCCTCTCGGCCGAAGGTTTCGTTCCCTGAAAATGTGGTTTGTGTTTAGAATGTATGGAGTCAAGGGACTACAGGAGTACATCCGTAAG caTGTAAAACTGTCACATGAATTTGAAAACCTGGTACTTCAGGATAAACGATTTGAGATCTGTGCTGAGGTCACACTGGGACTGGTGTGCTTCCGACTAAAG GGCTCCAATGAACTGAATGAGGCCCTTCTTAAAAGCATAAATGATGCCAGGAAGATCCATCTGGTTCCATGTCACCTGAGAGAGAAGTTTGTGCTACGTTTTGCCATTTGTTCCCGCACAGTGGAGTCTGTCCATATCCAATTTGCCTGGAAGCACATCTCAAAGCTAGCAACTGACCTTCTGAAAGCACAGGACAAGCAGCAGCAGTGA